A region of the Lytechinus pictus isolate F3 Inbred unplaced genomic scaffold, Lp3.0 scaffold_20, whole genome shotgun sequence genome:
ATCTCTGCCGACTACTCCTattttcttgcccccccccccatatagaAAAGCGCACCCAGAGTTATACCAAGactgcatatagcatttccattaaTTTGAAAGTAGGATGAAAGAACACCcttgattaaatgccttgctcacatCTACCACCATCACGTGGCACTACTCAAACATTagataatcatgaaaattcCAATTACGATACACACATACGAAATTTTATGAATAACAATACCGCTGATCTTAATTACAATTTCGATTCCAATGATCAATGCGGGCAGCTCGTTACGTCACAATATTTCACAGAACAACATTTCAGATCATTCGTTACGTCAGACAAAGCCGAGGAAAACCCCTTTCTTCTCCATATAAACATTCGCAgtgcaagcaaaaattttgataaacttaaGTTATTTCTAGATAATAACCAGTTTCCGCAATCGTCATTCATTGGTTTAACTGAAACGTGGTTCTCGGACAACCCATGTTCCCTCTTCTCACTCCctaattttaatttgattgttAATAATAGAACAAAAAGACCAGGGGGTGGTGTCGCACTTTACATACCGCAACAATACGACTATACTCTTATAGCTAACATGACCATATCTAACGATGTTTTAGAAACACTTTTTGTTGAAATCAGAAATCCAAGAGGTAAAAACTTTATAATAGGTGTATTTTATAGACCTCCACATTCAAATGCCAATGCTTTTTTAGAAACCCTGAATGAAATTTTACTAaatcctcttttgaaaaataaagattgtttttttatggGTGACTTCAATATTAACTTAGTAAATTGCAACTCTAATAGCACCTCGCAAGAGTTTCTTGAAATGTTTCTATCACATTCTTTTTTGCCCCTTATTACGAAGCCGACAAGAGTGACGAATAACTCAGCCACTATAATAGACAACATTTTCAGTAATACAATTCGACAAAATCATAAAGCTGGTATTATTCTTAGTGACATCTCTGATCACTTTCCAATTTTTGCCAAATTATCTACGAATAAAAGTGTCAATAAAGAAACATTTAATCCTACATTCCGAAAGATAACTGACGACAACATAACCAATTTGATTAATAATTTAAACATAACAGACTGGTCTACTGTATATGACTCCTCGGACGCTGACGAcgcatacaactgttttattACCATACTTACCTCTTCTCTAGATACCCATGTTCCCCTTACAACCAACAGAagatcaaattataaaaagatcCCTATCCACCCTTGGATTACTAAATCACTCTTAAGATCCATCAACCGCAAGAACAACTTATATTATAAATACATAACTAAACCAAGTGATACATCTCGCTACAAGTACACTTCATATAAAAACACTCTTACATCTTTACTTCGTATTGcgaaaaaagaatattacaCTTCTCAACTCgatttatacaaaaatgatatgaagaacacatggaaaatCATCAATGGTGCATTAAACAATAAGAAGAAAAGTtctacaattacaaaaataaaatcaaacaataccaTCACTGATGACAATAACATAATAGCAGAAgagtttaattcatatttttcacaagTTGGCAACAATTTAGCAAGCAAAATCCCTCAAACGAATAAATCTTACAACAATTTTCTCGACAACCCAAACCCAaactccattttttttaatcccacaAGTTCAAgagaaatcataaatattgttaACAGTCTGCAGTCCAAAAAGTGCCCGGGGTTTGACGGTATTTCCAACCTcctacttaaaaaaattattttggctatCGTCGATCCTTTGGTgcatatatttaatatttctttaaacaCAGGAAGGGTACCCAGTCTTATGAAAATCGCAAAAGTAGTCCCtctttttaaaaaaggagaTAATCAGCTCGTCTCCAACTACCGTCCCATATCATTGCTCACCTCGTTatcaaaaattcttgaaaaacttgtccatacaCGAACTAGTACGttctttaaaaattacaatatctTTTCGGACTTTCAATTTGGGTTTCGCGAAAATCACAGCACCTCGCATGCAATTTTATCTTTCATTAACAaaatcactacttccactgACAAAGGTTGTCACACTGtcggtattttcctggacttctccaaggccttcgacaccattaaCCACGAAATTCTTTTGTATAAACTATCTCATTACGGTATTagggggaaggccttggagtggttcaagagCTACCTTACAGATAGGACTCAGTTTGTATCAATAAACAATCACAATTCATCCAACCTTCCAATTACATGCGGGGTACCACAGGGTAGCTTACTCGGccctcttctttttatcacTTACATTAATGACATCCACAAAACttcaaatttactttcattcatactctttgctgatgattccaacattttcttttctcatgataaCATAAACCAACCTATTAGGATTGTTAACTCTGAACTCATGCATGTGACTGAATGGATCAAGGCAAATAAACTCTCACTTAACTTACAAAAGACCAATTACATGCTATTTAGTAATAGAATAAATAGTTTGCCCGACAATCTCATTTTTGATAACACTGTCCTTGAAAATGTTTCTGAAACAAAATTCTTGGGtgtacttattgataataaattatcatggaaaccacacatcgacaatatatgcaaaacaatttcaagaaatattggaattatcaacaagctcaaattttttcttccatctcgtACACTACTTACACTATATCACACCttaatattaccatacattaattacggtattttggcatggggttgtgcaatccaaacacaattacataGGATACTTTTGTTACAGAAAAAAGCACTTAGGATAATATTTCATACACATTTCAGATGTCACacagataaattattttttgaaaataaaatccttaaagttaatgatatatatttgttcCAACTCGGCCAATTTATGTACAAACTAAATAAAGATGATCTCCCCgcaattttttcaattatgttcTGCAAAAACTCCTCTGTACACGATTATCCTACAAGACAACGAAACTCCTATCACCTACCTCCAACCCGAACTTTACTTGCAAAAAATTCTTTTGTCTTTTCTGGTCCCGTATATTGGAATTCCTTGCCCAACGCCTTTAAGGAATCCCCAAGCATCACAGTTTTTAAACATAACCTTAAAAAGATGCTTATTAGCCAATACTTTACACAAACAAGTCAATCTACCATATAACCAAAACTAtatacaacaaacttttttttaaaacctcccaGGATACAACTTGCCTGCCGACCTTTTCCCGCACCTGCCATGCTCCTCTTTGCACCTCCAATTGTACCTgcaccccccctctctctccctacaTTTGCTTCTCAGTTCCTCcctcattatcacaattattgtaaccatactgttattatttttttattattattactattatcacttATTCTAATTTGTGTTACTCTTTCGTTGTTacctttgatattttgtatagcctccttttccctccttttaaactgtctCCCGTCTCtcctttatattataattttgtaatatacgTACTGAAACTAAGTTACGGGGGCTTGCCTctcatacaagctttgcttttcttggcaagcccctccgttctgttttatatagtcattatagtcaaagttactttagttcgcattagttctcattgtttataccttactccgattgatgttgtacttcaaatttgactatgtattgtttgattttgttgtgctttgtgaacggaaaatgaataaatctaaaatctaaatctaaagcTCTtcagtaaaataagaaagtatcACAGTGGCGTTTTTACCATCGTCTGAGAAATGATTTCCTTCTTTATTACGCATTTTAGTCCATTGTCCTGTTAATCGTAGAGTCTATTTGCTTGATCGATTTCTAGTCAAGCAGTGATTATTGTGTGTATTGACCACTCCTCCCCCTCGcgaacacacacatacacacacacacacacacacacatactttGTTTAGTTAACTCACTCTCTCCCCCTTCCTCCCCTCTCCCgagatctctctctctctctctctttctccatgtTCTCCCTCTCGCTCTCCTTCTACTTCTCTTACGATTTGTCTTTCCCCTTCccttttcaaaaccaccttttcaGTTTGTCCTGACACATAATCTCTACTCGAGCGTGCTTGTCAGAATAACGTGTTAAAATAGGGCAGATGTGGTGGTCTTGCCGATTTCCTGAGAACCTTTAAAGCAGATatgaaccaatagcgccatctcgagtcctcaactactcatacttggccagtttcctgacccataatgctataATGCAGTCTAGTAATacagacccacttgaatgataacatgctaattaactactcaatacatttataccgcaataattatgttaccaagtagcaaaacaaatattttcctctcaaaacattctAGTTTCTCTATCCAATGATACaaatacaataatatatatctgtagtattagtagatatatgaaaacgtatattttaagactaagTATTTATAACAAACAGTCGATGAGAGCTCACAcgcagttcactccccctttaccATTTCCTAACTAGAATTAGCAAGGCAGcaattttagtaaaaaaaatactagTTTGCCTATTCAAAGTAACAACTACCCATCGACTCTctagaaaaaaacaaaagaacgcgcatgcattattttaaaagtaGATTTAAACCTTGGCAATCCAAAAAGGGCACTCAGAATTCCATTTCAGTTTACTATATTATAAGATGATTGATcacattttaaaggggaatttagccctgacgaaaagtttgctgtataaccccccccaaaaaaaaaaaataaaaaataaaaaaaataaaatgaaatgaaataaaaataaataaaataaaatgtaataaataaaataaatatatgaatggataataaataaaacagattggTGAAGGTAAAAATAAATCGGTCAAAGATTAAGAAACTTTTTAGAATgataagtttttgatttgtggcGTCATTAACAAGCAGCTACTCTATATgatttatatcttaatatacTGAAGGTGCAATTACCAAACACTTTGGTCCTCTGAGAAACtgatttttcattgttttttcttaattcacGATAAACATGGAAAGCTGCACGCATAATATTGGCATGTCATAAATCAGAAGTTAAACTAACaacttttttaatcattgatggattttcctcaaaacttcacaatttttttgcactttttacaataattttttgttagggtgaacttcccctttaaacacgttagaaaagaaaggggaaacTAAGCAGACGCTGAAATCTTTCGAGGCATTAAGTTCATTTGTAAATACGCAgaggtataataataataataatgataataataataataacggcatatttacccagggtagccacttcagttccgaaaactgttttCCCAGTGAGCCCTGCTATTATTAGCAGGGCCCAGTTATAACAAGATCATCAAGACGATCTCGCTTCCtaacataaaaacataaatattgtaATGGATGATAGAAGTTAAGCAAAATAACACTGCATATTTCTAACAAGCGGGAATATCACTCACTCCATATGAAATGACTGTTATTTTTGCTGGAATCATGTTGATGTCGTGTGTATTCTTGAAAAtgtatacactctaaaaacagttTACCCAATAactaacatgcatgtttgctagGCGAAATGATACCtaatattgtgtaaaatttccccaaatgtttcgttgaaatttacccataAAACGTGCATTTTGCCGCAATATGGGACAAAACCTCACCCAACAAACATGTATGTTCCTTTTTTACACATTATTGGGTAAATTTCtactcaatattttttagacTGTAGGGCCCTATTATTTTACCCCAACGAAAACAATTTCTAATCACATaacaaaatcacaacaaatGTAAATcagtattatttgtttttatatgaaatttaatgACATCAGATAGAACATAATATCATTCtatcattattgaaatataagaATATCAAaccattgaaaaatatataatgaaatgTTTGGCAAGCATGCAaagaaataagtattaaaaatgGCACATGTTGTAGAGTAAATCGTAAAAGAAAAGTACACATTTGTCATTTACTcgaaaaattactttaaaaaataagtcaAATTTGGTGATActataaagcaaaataaaacgaatcattcatgaataaagcaaacaaaatgcTTCCAGAGATTCAAGTTCTGTATTTCCCTTGACTTTTCGCTTGATCTGGTGCAGTATGGAATGACAGTATTTGCAGAATGCACATGGACACAATAGCTATATTGAAACTCAGAACAAATTGGATGAGAATATAATTAATAACTTCATAGACATGAGAACGtcccaaacaaaagaaatactcAGCTTTTAACAGTTCGAAAAGCTGGCATAATTTATCTCCTTAATTTCTAATTGAATATTTAGCACTTTAATGACTAAGTTAAAATTTCTGATTAGGGAGCACTTCATCCAGTCCCCCTGCCAGTCGTTTCGTCTTTTTGTCATGGAATCGATTCGTCGACATACGGTTTGTCTTCAACTCGACCTATCGTAATCGTCAACATCAAGTCATCTTAAGGAGATGTGGTATCCCACCCTCTCGTCTTCTTCCaatcgacttggcgagatacagCATCTTGGAATCTTGTCTTCTTGTTTTCATCAAATCGACTTAAGAAGACGAGATACATTGTCATCTCATACTTAATTCATCATCAAATCGACTTGAGGGGATACGACATTTtatcatctatttttttatggaGTTACGTCATCTCGTGTACTAATACTTATAAAGACAACTTGAGAAGGTTCATCATCTAGTCATTTTGTTTATTCTCGTTCCCATGATGTCGACTTGAGTAGGAGTAGAAACCACATCTTATATTCTTGTCATTTAGTCATCACCAAGTTGACACGGGGAGATGggaaattttgttattttatttattcaagtctAATTGATGAAATACGGCATCTGAGATACCGTATCTTGCATTCTGTAATCGACAACATGAGATACGGAATCTTATTATTGTGTATGTTCTCAACACCTTTAGGTTTCTAACTTCTCGTCCCGCCTAATCAACCCGACACCTATCATAATGTGTACTCAAGTTTTTATTATGCCGCTTATTTCTGGCTCTGAATTATCTCACAATCTCGGTGCACATGTGCATGTTAGGCTTCTGTGTGAATAATGACTGACCGGGTTGATGAAGAGAACACAGTTGAAGACAATAATGAAGAATTACAACTACATCTCTACGAAAAACACTTTGTGTTCGGTGAGAACAAAAGACACATCACTGTTGGGTAAACAATTCCCAAAGATATGTCATCTGGGTAAAACTTCTGAAATGGGAACTTCTATAGGAGCGCcatgagcacctaacaaggtggacaTATGCGCTATAcgaatcctatattatttattatttaaaaaaaccccAATATTTTGGAGAAGAAACCTTACTAAACATTTTGGACGGAATTGTCCATCATTCACCTTAAACATTGACCAGGAGTATATTCAAAGACGTCATTTTGTGTGTTAAAACGAACTAGTCTTGATCCATCGGGTGTATTCCTCGCCGGACTCTCTCCTCCCCAAACCTGACCATTTATTTCACCATTGTTAGCGTGTACCTCTGTGTATGCACTCATTGCCAGATTCGCCACCTTTTCAGCCGTGTTCGCATGGCCCGACCGCATTCTTTTAGAACCGAATGCAGTCGGTTTGGTCCGAGACCGCATCTTCGCTCTACGGAGTGGGGCCAGATCTTTAAAAGTACCCGATTCAACGGTTTGTAAAGGGTATTCTCCCAAACGATTGTTTATTTTCTCGGTTTCCTTAATGCCCCCGGAGGTTGACGACACTTCGGAATCAACAGGTGCTCTGCTTTCCTCCGGTATGGTACTCGCTCTGCTCGAGAAAAACACTGGTCCACCATGTTTTGCCCTGCGCGTAAGCCTGCTCTCGGTGTGCGGTCTGTCTTGCAGTAACGCGCGGTGCGAATCGCGCGTTCTGTAGTGCGACAGTTCGGAATGCGATCTCGTCAGTCCATGCGTGAAACTCGACGTCTGTACCACGTCTCTACAATCATCCCTTTTAGTCAGTGCTAGTCGAGGCAAA
Encoded here:
- the LOC135157887 gene encoding uncharacterized protein LOC135157887, whose protein sequence is MSNNTKLMFIPIPSPRRPTMPSTTGSIRSLGTSRGGSMSKSGDFTSLRTDDKRKDGNIPVRPALCLKDITKFDLMSPVAVQQLTGNFQSSFPTITGKETRNIKMLNLQLPKNPYATLPRLALTKRDDCRDVVQTSSFTHGLTRSHSELSHYRTRDSHRALLQDRPHTESRLTRRAKHGGPVFFSSRASTIPEESRAPVDSEVSSTSGGIKETEKINNRLGEYPLQTVESGTFKDLAPLRRAKMRSRTKPTAFGSKRMRSGHANTAEKVANLAMSAYTEVHANNGEINGQVWGGESPARNTPDGSRLVRFNTQNDVFEYTPGQCLR